Below is a window of Schistocerca cancellata isolate TAMUIC-IGC-003103 chromosome 4, iqSchCanc2.1, whole genome shotgun sequence DNA.
GAAGgcattttgaagattttttttgtgTTCTGTGGAGTAATAAACGAGGCGCTAAGTACCCTACGCCCTGTACTTTATAGTTGTCTTCAGGGTGTATGTAGATCAAAGAAACAAAACTGTTGTTGTACTACGTAAGTTTCCCTTCCACTCTGTGCTACCTCCATTTTGCCTTCTTGTAAAGGGCATATTTTGGACACAAAATGAACTGAATATATCTGTGAATACGATAGATAAAATTCACTTTGTATTCGTCAGTTTTATTTAATACATTACTTGTGATGTTTGTTTAGCCTTGACTTCTGGAAATAACAAACCAAAAACACATAATTAAACCCAAAAGGATGAGCAAAACGTAACTTGTAAACTTGCAAATTATATTTTGCACATCTGCAGGGTACCCTTAAAAATATTATACGGTGAAATTACAAGTAAGGAATTTTGTATTCTGTTTCAGATTGTCAAGGTATGGTGTTACATATTACTTCCAACCACCAGGACATCAGTGAGGAGGCAACTGTCGAAGACAACATTGATCGTATAGAAAGGTAAGCTGTACTGCACTTATGCAACATCTCTTTACGCCAAGTAGAGCAGTACGCAGAATGGAAGTAAATATTATCTGTATGCTCTGCTACTCTCAACATGTCAGATGAGAGTAATATAGACTGACAATAATAAGGAGACTACTAAAATTTTCACCTGTCACTAATCTGTCCAAAAATTAGCATCACTTTCCCTCTGTTCCAACAACTTGCTTCTCTTCAGCCCATAGGTTTCCTTCTGTTCGTCACCGCTTTTGCGACCACGTTTGGGTCACCTTCCTCATCTGCAATTCGTCTCTCAGTTCTCGAGCTTCCCGCAAAATCTTGTGCCACACGTAAGTTCTTTTCTGGGACATAACACACCGTGAAGGCTTCCCGATTCAAACTCACCCTCTTTTACAACGATTTTTTTGAGTTTAATACGAAATTTTATTGCGTTTCGCTGCTCGCCATCATTTCCGCTAAAGCCTCATCGCTCTAGCCTTTTTGATTCGCTGGAGAATTTTACTCTCGAAATTTTTGGGACGAGCTCTGTGAATTCTTGTTCTCAAATTCTTGTGTGTTAATACGAGTACTTCCAACTATTCGTCAAACTCTCTAAAGTCGACAAGGAGCAAAGGAGGAACTATAGGGTTCCACGTCCTTTCAACGATGAGGTCATTACCAACTGAGCACAAGCAGGGTTTGTACAAGGACGAGTGAGGAGGCACGGCGCATAGGTGGATGCCGGAGTGGGTTCTTTCAATAGAACTTTCTTCATCCTTGTCcactccgagcttgtactccggCTTAGTGACTTGGCATAGATGGAACGATCACCTCTAATTTCCCTTCTTTCGTTCCCTTTTTTGTCTTGGACAAGGCCGGTGACGTACAAGGCTGcggcatcatcatcgtcatcatcatcatcattatttaagactgattatgcctttcagcgttcagtctggagcgtagccccccttatacagttcctccatgatcccctattcagtgctaacattggtccctcttctgatgttaaacctattacttcaaaatcattcttaaccgaatccaggtaccttctcctcggtctgcggcATTTTAAGAGAAACCAAATCGGGATAGGTTTAAGTTACACAGGTAAACCACGGAGAATATAAATATACTGCGTGTTCCACAACTCCTATTACAGGTTTGGAtcggttgtagaggggacttagtagacaaAGCTTTTACAGGGAAACCATGTCCGAAAATGtaacgtttggatgtaaaataagtttgaacatCGGTTCACTCTCAGTTCTCCCTCTTCACGTCACGCCTACAACGGAGACAATAAACTCTGGTCTGTGTAGTCTACTGGAGCCCATAGCATGGGCGATGTTTCGAGTACTTGTCGTtgggttctcttctacgtgacggACGTCCTCTTTAGAGTCAAGAGAACGGCACGTCCGAGAAGCAATACAGGCAACTCTCCCAGTTGCGAACATACCAGTTCCTCGCAGTAGTTGTAGTCGGACCAAAACGGTATATGATTCCATAATTACAACAGAGACTACTCAGTTTGTGGGCATACCGCGAAGAGGGAGACTTGAAAGTTacccgatcttcaaacttattttatatccagtCGGTATATTTCCGCaaatcggttcaaaatggttcaaatggctctgagcactatggtactcaactgctgaggtcataagtcccctagaacttagaactacttaaacctaactaacctaaggacgacacacacatccatgcccgaggcaggattcgaacctgcgaccgtagcgtccgcaAATGGGGATCCTTATCTAAGCTTCATCTACTAAGTCTCTTCTTTAACTCTTAAATAGGAATCTGAGACATTCTGTATATGATGGATCAACATTTGAACGCTGAATCCGTCTTCAAAACTGCACCAACTCCATCAGTGTAACTTCGAGCTCTATCACAAAACAACACTTCTTCGTTAGGTTTGCCACGTACATCGACATTATCTGCTGGCACGCCTGCACACTACTACTTCGCTGATCTATGTTTCCATTTCACTGGCTGGGCATAACTCGTCTTTTAAATGTTTCTTCATCTATTTCAGAACATTCAGACAGTCGTGTTAGATGAAATTATAACTAAAATGTTTCCTTAACTGATGCAGTAGTCGTATCCTTTCCTGTATTGCAGTAATATCTGGAGAAAACTTACCTTTCTGAAAAACAAATTAACGTAAGATAAATGTTGTACGTCGTTGTTAGTTGGATATATTATTTGGTGGGTAGAGCCGCCCGTAGGAAAGGGTTTTCTTCCTCCGCGCTCGTTGACTCCTTTCCTTGCGGATTTTTGAGAGGTGTGCTGCTGCGTGTGTAGTTGTAGAGTTTAGGTAACTGTAATGGATACGCGTATAGTGTGGTGTTATGTTTGGGTCGTATGATGATAATGAGAGAAGGCAGAGGGCGATATTATGCTTGTGTCGTTTGATCTTAATGAGAAAAATGGGGAGGGCGAAACCCAAAGTCGGTCCCTACCCTATTCCTCTCCAGTAACACCAAGGGGGCTGCCGAGCTTAACCTCTTCATCCGTCAGACGGAACAacatcaacagtgtcacgtgccATCACTTCATGAGACAATGCGGAGACGTTTGAAAttgaatccaggacattggcgcaaagactggtgatcagcatATTTACGCCACGGCCTCTCCTCTCCTTGCCAACCAAATACTGGTagagaaaatttcatccaccaccaggattccaaCAGGCTTACCCTCGACTTTAGCGCCACCGCACAGGGGTGCATTAGTGACATATGCTACGGAGGagcggcccatgtggccgagcggttctaggcgcttcagtctggaaccgctacggtcgcaggttcgaatcctgcctcgggcatggatgtgtgtgatgtccttaggttagttaggtttaagtagttctaagttctaggggactgataacctcagatgttaagtcccatagtgctcagagccatttgaaccattttgctacggaGGCGGGAAACAAATAATTCCATCAAAACTAGCATAAAGAGAAAAGAAGTCCAGTTCTTGTCCGAAACACTTGGTTACCATTACGTTTATTGTATACAATCTGGAAATTGACGTTACCTATGATCAAATCTAGAAATAATTCTAAGGGCTATTTTGACTAATTCTTCATTTGTTTTTCGCCTTAGGCAGGACCTCCTACAAGGCCCAGATGACAGGCGCAACGCATCGTCTACACTGCCAGAAGTGTTGGTGCCGTCTACGGACTTGGATGACCAACTGGAGGCCACGACATTGCAGTCACCGGACAGAGCTCAGGATGCCGTCGGAGGAAGCGACGAAGACGCGTCCTTGTCAACCATTACGGTCATACGCACTCCTGTAGACTATCGTTTAACGCGTACTATATATGAATACCTCTACGAAACGTGTGGTTGCATTCTCGCAATCGGTGCGTGTGTGTATTCACTGATCTTGTTCAGAAAAGCAGTAAAATTCTTGAGGTGCTATGAACA
It encodes the following:
- the LOC126185025 gene encoding uncharacterized protein LOC126185025, whose amino-acid sequence is MKFLFVLLVLLLIVDCQGMVLHITSNHQDISEEATVEDNIDRIERQDLLQGPDDRRNASSTLPEVLVPSTDLDDQLEATTLQSPDRAQDAVGGSDEDASLSTITVIRTPVDYRLTRTIYEYLYETCGCILAIGACVYSLILFRKAVKFLRCYEQHNHAQRVPEPQQAPLSFQEMLEREDHHPYSILP